In a genomic window of Sarcophilus harrisii chromosome 4, mSarHar1.11, whole genome shotgun sequence:
- the COL10A1 gene encoding collagen alpha-1(X) chain, with protein MLLQIGILLLISNFAHGGFYAERFQSPTGIKGPPPNSKAQFFIPYTIKSKGIPIRGEQGLPGPPGPTGPRGQPGPSGPPGKPGYGSPGPQGQPGMPGPPGLSTVGKPGLPGLPGKPGERGPYGHKGEVGPAGLPGPRGPPGPPGIPGPAGLSVPGKPGPQGPTGAPGPRGLPGEKGVPGIPGMNGQKGENGYGVPGRPGERGHPGPQGPMGPPGPAGVGKRGENGFPGQPGVKGDRGFPGEIGPPGLPGPQGPRGEPGAAGIGKPGVNGAPGLPGTPGSKGLPGAPGIAGMPGTPGFGKPGLPGMKGQRGPEGLPGAPGIKGEQGPAGHPGEPGLDGPPGRMGPPGPKGIPGNHGIPGSKGEAGPVGPVGYPGAKGDRGLPGLEGKPGYPGEPGLNGPKGNPGLPGPKGDTGLGGSPGLPGPVGAVGAKGIPGHNGEPGPRGAPGIPGTRGPIGPPGIPGFPGTKGDPGSPGLPGPAGIATKGLNGPMGPPGLPGPRGHNGEPGRPGPPGPPGPPGQTVMPEGFIKAGQRPSLSGTPLVSANQGITGMPVSAFTAILSKAYPAIGAPIPFDKIIYNRQQHYDPRTGIFTCRTPGLYYFSYHVHVKGNHVWVGLYKNGTPIMYTYDEYTKGYLDQASGSTIIDLTENDQVWLQLPNAESNGLYSSEYVHSSFSGFLFALT; from the exons ATGCTGTTACAGATAGGCATTTTGCTGCTGATCTCTAACTTTGCTCATGGTGGGTTTTATGCTGAAAGATTCCAATCCCCTACAGGAATAAAGGGGCCACCACCCAATTCAAAGGCACAGTTTTTCATTCCTTACAccataaagagtaaag GCATACCAATAAGAGGAGAACAAGGTCTTCCTGGACCACCTGGTCCCACAGGCCCTCGTGGGCAGCCTGGACCTTCTGGACCTCCAGGAAAGCCAGGCTACGGAAGCCCAGGGCCTCAAGGACAACCGGGTATGCCAGGACCACCAGGACTGTCCACAGTTGGGAAACCAGGCTTGCCAGGCCTCCCAGGAAAGCCAGGTGAGAGAGGACCATATGGACACAAAGGAGAAGTTGGACCTGCTGGTTTACCAGGGCCAAGAGGCCCACCAGGACCTCCTGGAATTCCCGGCCCGGCTGGGCTATCTGTTCCAGGCAAACCAGGACCACAGGGACCAACAGGGGCTCCAGGACCAAGGGGTCTTCCTGGAGAAAAAGGTGTACCAGGTATTCCTGGTATGAATGGACagaagggggaaaatggatatgGAGTTCCTGGAAGGCCAGGTGAGAGAGGCCATCCAGGTCCACAGGGTCCCATGGGGCCTCCAGGGCCTGCTGGagtagggaaaaggggagaaaatggatTTCCAGGACAGCCTGGTGTTAAAGGAGACAGAGGTTTCCCAGGGGAAATAGGCCCACCTGGTCTACCAGGTCCCCAAGGTCCTCGTGGAGAACCTGGggcagcaggaataggaaagcCAGGAGTCAATGGGGCTCCAGGATTGCCAGGGACACCTGGATCCAAAGGTCTTCCAGGAGCTCCAGGAATAGCAGGTATGCCAGGTACACCTGGGTTTGGTAAACCAGGCTTGCCAGGGATGAAAGGGCAGAGAGGACCTGAAGGCCTTCCAGGGGCTCCAGGAATCAAAGGGGAACAAGGGCCAGCAGGTCACCCAGGGGAACCAGGTTTGGATGGGCCCCCAGGACGAATGGGGCCCCCAGGGCCAAAAGGAATACCAGGTAACCATGGCATCCCAGGTTCTAAAGGAGAGGCAGGACCAGTAGGCCCTGTGGGATATCCAGGAGCCAAGGGAGACAGAGGCCTACCTGGGTTAGAAGGAAAACCAGGCTACCCAGGAGAACCAGGTCTCAATGGTCCAAAGGGCAACCCAGGTTTACCAGGCCCAAAAGGGGACACTGGATTGGGCGGTTCTCCTGGTTTACCAGGTCCTGTAGGAGCAGTTGGAGCTAAGGGCATACCAGGACACAATGGTGAGCCAGGTCCTAGGGGAGCTCCAGGAATACCAGGAACAAGAGGCCCAATTGGGCCACCAGGAATCCCAGGATTCCCTGGGACTAAAGGAGACCCAGGAAGTCCAGGACTGCCTGGCCCAGCTGGGATTGCAACTAAAGGACTCAATGGACCAATGGGCCCACCAGGACTGCCAGGTCCAAGAGGCCATAATGGAGAGCCTGGACGTCCAGGGCCCCCAGGGCCTCCAGGCCCACCAGGTCAAACAGTCATGCCAGAGGGCTTTATAAAAGCTGGACAAAGGCCAAGCTTATCAGGGACACCTCTAGTAAGTGCAAATCAGGGTATAACAGGAATGCCCGTGTCAGCTTTCACAGCTATTCTTTCCAAAGCTTACCCAGCAATAGGTGCTCCCATTCCATTTGACAAAATCATTTATAACAGGCAACAGCATTATGATCCAAGAACTGGAATTTTTACCTGTAGGACACCAGGTCTATATTATTTCTCCTACCATGTACATGTGAAAGGAAATCATGTGTGGGTAGGCCTGTATAAGAATGGTACTCCCATAATGTACACCTATGATGAATATACAAAAGGATACTTGGATCAGGCTTCAGGGAGTACCATCATAGATCTCACAGAAAATGATCAAGTATGGTTACAGCTACCAAATGCAGAATCCAATGGTTTATATTCTTCTGAGTATGTTCACTCATCTTTCTCAGGATTTCTATTTGCTTTAACATAA